From a single Euzebya rosea genomic region:
- a CDS encoding cation:proton antiporter, with protein MDYSLLIIATLGGVAILVGHLFKRFVPEIVVFLALGVAIGPEGLSLINEDNVKSLELLTQVALGAVIFLIGDRLRLDDLRAQRLLLVPINTAQVLLAGVLTFFAVQAAGADTATALVLGLIATETGVLTVAATVKEQRAKGPATDLLLSSVGVTNVATALLFGLSFPFILASSGQAETAQTILVFGQLVVLSTLIGLVGGWILRMFSTALETSGELLLFLLVVLTGIVGAAVAVEGSVVVSTLIAGLYIANTAPWLADRLFAAIRTLEAPIYLVFFVVAGAEIHLDELTQVGVIGAAYAIARAVGKLGGAALGGLAGRDWKLGFRTGAALLPHAGMAIALVALVVEQAPELGGTVSGVVLGSIVVFELAGPIAARRAIRSSGETGKGGSGEAIEPIPEVLSHRSFDRVLVPVGSVDIILPRLPFLLDLVGTMRAELIAVHISRPGTVEPGAEPEVLQLVEAVAAERNITVQKVHKVSEAVAQSLVAAVRDHDAELVVMGEPARTSLLEPSRWGLISQRVVRDVDVPVLVYPVDPSDPEKVPSVYLRRAQQARAHDEGARGEADRVVGVDDPDDDPESTHPVEA; from the coding sequence TTGGACTACTCGCTGCTCATCATCGCGACCCTCGGGGGCGTCGCGATCCTCGTGGGGCACCTGTTCAAGCGCTTCGTCCCCGAGATCGTGGTGTTCCTGGCGCTCGGGGTGGCCATCGGCCCCGAGGGCCTGTCGTTGATCAACGAGGACAACGTCAAGTCCCTCGAGCTGCTGACCCAGGTTGCGCTGGGTGCCGTGATCTTCCTGATCGGCGACCGCCTCAGGCTGGACGACCTGCGTGCCCAGCGCCTGCTGCTGGTCCCAATCAACACCGCGCAGGTGCTGCTGGCCGGCGTGCTGACCTTCTTCGCGGTGCAGGCTGCGGGGGCGGACACCGCCACGGCGCTGGTGCTGGGCCTGATCGCCACCGAGACGGGGGTCCTGACGGTCGCCGCGACGGTCAAGGAACAGCGCGCGAAGGGTCCGGCGACCGACCTGCTGCTGTCCTCCGTCGGCGTCACCAACGTCGCCACGGCCCTGCTGTTCGGGCTCTCCTTCCCCTTCATCCTGGCCAGCTCCGGACAGGCCGAGACCGCACAGACCATCCTCGTCTTCGGGCAGCTGGTCGTGCTGTCGACCCTGATCGGCCTCGTCGGCGGGTGGATCCTGCGCATGTTCTCCACGGCGCTGGAGACCTCGGGTGAGCTGCTGCTGTTCCTCCTGGTGGTCCTGACCGGCATCGTGGGCGCCGCCGTCGCGGTCGAGGGGTCGGTGGTGGTCTCCACGCTGATCGCCGGCCTGTACATCGCCAACACCGCGCCGTGGCTCGCCGACCGCCTCTTCGCGGCGATCCGCACCCTCGAGGCGCCGATCTACCTCGTCTTCTTCGTGGTGGCGGGCGCCGAGATCCACCTCGACGAGCTGACGCAGGTCGGCGTCATCGGCGCCGCCTACGCCATCGCCCGGGCGGTGGGCAAGCTCGGCGGCGCGGCCCTCGGTGGCCTCGCCGGTCGTGACTGGAAGCTCGGCTTCCGCACCGGTGCGGCGCTGCTGCCTCACGCCGGCATGGCCATCGCGCTGGTCGCCCTGGTCGTCGAGCAGGCGCCGGAGCTCGGCGGCACCGTCTCGGGTGTGGTGCTGGGGTCCATCGTGGTCTTCGAGCTGGCCGGGCCCATCGCCGCGCGGCGGGCCATCCGATCCTCCGGCGAGACCGGCAAGGGCGGTTCCGGCGAGGCGATCGAACCGATCCCCGAGGTGCTGTCCCACCGCTCGTTCGACCGGGTGCTCGTGCCCGTCGGGTCCGTCGACATCATCCTCCCGCGGCTGCCCTTCCTGCTGGACCTCGTCGGGACGATGCGTGCCGAGCTGATCGCCGTCCACATCTCGCGACCCGGCACCGTCGAACCGGGGGCCGAACCCGAGGTGCTGCAGCTGGTCGAGGCCGTTGCTGCCGAACGCAACATCACGGTGCAGAAGGTCCACAAGGTCTCCGAGGCCGTCGCCCAGTCGCTGGTCGCCGCCGTGCGGGACCACGACGCCGAGCTGGTGGTGATGGGCGAACCGGCCCGGACGTCCCTGCTCGAACCCAGCCGCTGGGGCCTGATCTCCCAGCGGGTCGTGCGCGACGTCGACGTGCCGGTGCTCGTGTACCCCGTGGACCCCTCGGACCCGGAGAAGGTGCCCAGCGTCTACCTGCGTCGGGCCCAGCAGGCACGTGCGCACGACGAGGGGGCACGCGGGGAAGCGGATCGGGTCGTCGGGGTCGACGACCCCGACGACGACCCCGAGTCGACCCACCCCGTGGAGGCCTGA
- a CDS encoding DUF4446 family protein: MEFSPGTVGTLLIVAILASIGAIVVGVMAIQGERRVRATYSRFARGRREDVVTLIGMHIDEVQRLQQVVRRHQSQAKQLRGLVSRTLSRIGTVRYDAFDDMGGRLSFSMALLDEHGDGMVITAMNGRVQTRTYAKPVQGGSSTHNLSEEEVQAIEQAMASGARRVQEVVAMLPTEDDVVPAAGDTRVTAVADQSLEHDDGWDGHAADPVGQSPQ, from the coding sequence GTGGAGTTCAGCCCCGGAACCGTCGGCACCCTGCTGATCGTCGCCATCCTGGCGTCGATCGGTGCCATCGTCGTGGGCGTGATGGCCATCCAGGGCGAACGTCGCGTGCGCGCCACCTACAGCCGGTTCGCGCGCGGACGTCGCGAGGACGTCGTCACGCTGATCGGCATGCACATCGACGAGGTGCAACGCCTGCAGCAGGTCGTCCGTCGCCACCAGTCGCAGGCCAAGCAGCTGCGCGGGCTGGTCTCGCGGACCCTCAGCCGCATCGGCACCGTCCGCTACGACGCCTTCGACGACATGGGTGGGCGGCTGTCGTTCTCCATGGCGCTGCTGGACGAGCACGGTGACGGGATGGTCATCACGGCGATGAACGGGCGCGTGCAGACCCGCACCTACGCCAAGCCCGTGCAGGGTGGATCGTCCACGCACAACCTGTCGGAGGAAGAGGTCCAGGCCATCGAGCAGGCCATGGCCAGCGGTGCCCGCCGTGTCCAGGAGGTCGTCGCCATGCTGCCGACCGAGGACGACGTCGTGCCGGCCGCAGGGGACACCCGCGTGACCGCAGTCGCCGACCAGTCCCTGGAACACGACGACGGCTGGGACGGGCACGCCGCGGACCCCGTGGGGCAGTCGCCGCAGTGA
- the pheA gene encoding prephenate dehydratase has translation MTVVFLGPEGTFTAAAAELAAPGVPRLPMTTIPEVVRAVRNGDAAVGVVPIENSIEGSVNLTLDTLAFGEPGVYIRREITIPISMNLLARPGRRLEDIVELRSHPMAIPQCREWLDANLPDVRLVPSASTAYAAEEVSRADGTVAALGTALAADRFDLDVLAKDIQDRDGNTTRFVVLGTRMSMPTGADKTSLVIFFGEDRPGQLMRVLDEFALRSINLTKIESRPTKQQLGEYCIFIDLAGHVTEARVAEALRSVHRHVADVRILGTYPRADRLVAEANGPDSEDAYAEASLWFRTIIDRIDS, from the coding sequence GTGACCGTCGTCTTCCTCGGACCGGAGGGCACCTTCACCGCCGCCGCTGCGGAGCTCGCGGCGCCCGGCGTGCCGCGCCTGCCCATGACGACGATCCCCGAGGTCGTCCGGGCCGTCCGCAACGGTGACGCAGCGGTCGGGGTCGTGCCCATCGAGAACTCCATCGAGGGGTCGGTCAACCTGACCCTCGACACGCTGGCCTTCGGCGAGCCCGGCGTCTACATCCGTCGCGAGATCACGATCCCGATCTCGATGAACCTGCTGGCGAGGCCCGGGAGGAGACTGGAGGACATCGTCGAGCTGCGCAGCCACCCGATGGCCATCCCCCAGTGCCGCGAGTGGCTGGACGCCAACCTGCCCGACGTCCGCCTCGTGCCATCGGCGTCCACTGCCTACGCCGCGGAGGAGGTGTCGCGCGCCGACGGGACGGTCGCGGCGCTCGGGACGGCCCTGGCCGCCGACCGCTTCGACCTCGACGTGCTGGCCAAGGACATCCAGGACCGGGACGGCAACACCACGCGGTTCGTCGTGCTGGGCACCCGCATGTCGATGCCGACCGGGGCGGACAAGACCTCCCTCGTCATCTTCTTCGGGGAGGACCGGCCGGGTCAGCTGATGCGGGTCCTCGACGAGTTCGCGCTGCGGTCGATCAACCTGACCAAGATCGAGTCACGGCCCACCAAGCAGCAGCTGGGCGAGTACTGCATCTTCATCGACCTGGCCGGGCACGTGACCGAGGCCCGGGTCGCCGAGGCGCTGCGGTCGGTGCACCGCCACGTCGCCGACGTGCGGATCCTCGGGACCTACCCGCGGGCCGACCGGCTGGTGGCCGAGGCCAACGGGCCGGACTCCGAGGACGCCTACGCCGAGGCGTCCCTGTGGTTCCGGACGATCATCGACCGCATCGACTCCTGA
- a CDS encoding murein hydrolase activator EnvC family protein, translating to MALLLPGGGRDVAHAQSSTELREQQEQVEDQLEGARDAEAGIAEELEGAAEVRQEVEGELADATARVDEVLIEIERVEDEQAGLQREVADLSVEAAETRASLTTQIRTLYMQGAAESFIVALDAQAAQEVGVRSHYLEALSRGDRARLEVLGNVTTQLEAREADLLRVTEELDALRADAEEAQSALDRELFVAAGYEAEVAQQLADAEGEARRLANEATQLAAAAAAAEQAEEEERQRAIAAAEEAERRAQAAAAASAAAAAEAAQNASSGGSSGDSASGGSSSGGSSSGGSAPVSSDGKACPQDNPRSFTDTWGAPRSGGRSHQGTDIFGARGGNVFAIVDGTVAFTRSGGIAGLFLGLQGDDGNLYYYIHLQDFVASSGQRVSAGQLIAHNGDTGNARGTTPHIHFELHPGGGAAVNPYPLLRAVCG from the coding sequence GTGGCCCTGCTGTTGCCGGGGGGCGGTCGGGACGTTGCCCATGCCCAGTCCTCCACCGAGCTCCGCGAACAGCAGGAACAGGTCGAGGACCAGCTCGAGGGTGCACGTGACGCCGAGGCCGGCATCGCCGAGGAGCTCGAGGGTGCCGCCGAGGTCCGCCAGGAGGTCGAGGGCGAGCTCGCCGACGCCACCGCACGGGTCGACGAGGTGCTCATCGAGATCGAGCGGGTCGAGGACGAGCAGGCCGGGCTGCAGCGCGAGGTCGCGGACCTGTCGGTCGAGGCTGCGGAGACCCGCGCCTCGTTGACCACCCAGATCCGCACCCTGTACATGCAGGGCGCTGCGGAGAGCTTCATCGTCGCCCTCGACGCGCAGGCCGCCCAGGAGGTGGGGGTGCGATCCCACTACCTGGAGGCGCTGTCGCGGGGTGACCGGGCCCGGCTGGAGGTCCTGGGCAACGTGACGACCCAGCTGGAGGCCCGCGAGGCCGACCTGCTGCGGGTCACCGAGGAGCTCGATGCCCTTCGCGCCGACGCCGAGGAGGCCCAGTCCGCGCTGGACCGCGAGCTGTTCGTCGCCGCCGGCTACGAGGCGGAGGTCGCCCAGCAGCTGGCCGACGCCGAGGGCGAGGCCCGGCGGCTGGCCAACGAGGCCACCCAGCTCGCTGCTGCCGCTGCGGCGGCGGAGCAGGCGGAGGAAGAGGAACGCCAGCGCGCCATCGCCGCGGCGGAGGAAGCCGAACGCCGGGCCCAGGCGGCGGCCGCTGCCTCGGCAGCCGCGGCCGCGGAGGCCGCGCAGAACGCCAGCAGCGGCGGGTCCTCCGGGGACTCGGCCTCAGGTGGGTCCTCGAGCGGCGGATCCTCCAGCGGTGGCTCGGCACCGGTCAGCAGCGACGGCAAGGCCTGCCCACAGGACAACCCGCGGTCGTTCACCGACACCTGGGGCGCACCGAGGTCGGGCGGGCGCAGCCACCAGGGCACCGACATCTTCGGGGCCCGCGGCGGCAACGTGTTCGCCATCGTCGACGGGACCGTGGCCTTCACCCGGTCCGGCGGCATCGCCGGGCTCTTCCTCGGCCTGCAGGGCGACGACGGGAACCTGTACTACTACATCCACCTCCAGGACTTCGTCGCGTCGTCGGGGCAGCGCGTCAGCGCCGGACAGCTGATCGCCCACAACGGCGACACCGGCAACGCTCGTGGTACGACTCCCCACATCCACTTCGAGCTGCACCCCGGTGGGGGAGCGGCGGTGAACCCCTATCCCCTCCTCAGGGCGGTGTGCGGCTAG